One segment of Thermoanaerobacter kivui DNA contains the following:
- a CDS encoding pro-sigmaK processing inhibitor BofA family protein: MEGTFSFIVAILILVFILWLLGKSLRLMVKFVLNALVGFVMLLFFNFFGVLFGVYLPVNIITSFITGVFGIAGIAILLILKYLFHVI, translated from the coding sequence ATGGAAGGGACTTTTTCGTTTATTGTTGCTATTTTAATATTAGTTTTTATTTTATGGCTTTTAGGTAAATCTCTAAGGTTGATGGTAAAGTTTGTATTAAATGCCTTAGTGGGTTTTGTGATGCTTTTATTTTTTAATTTTTTTGGTGTTCTATTTGGGGTTTACTTGCCTGTCAATATAATTACTTCATTTATTACAGGAGTTTTTGGAATAGCAGGTATAGCAATTTTGCTGATTCTTAAATATTTATTCCATGTCATATAG
- a CDS encoding undecaprenyl-diphosphate phosphatase yields MELLIKAFIMGIVEGLTEFLPISSTGHLIIVGSFINFTGKFATMFEIVIQLGAILAVVYYYKGKIFASLKNLKPGDWGFNLWFKIFIAFIPAAVIGLFTHKYIEEHLFSPFTVAIALIVGAIMMIVIEDTFGKRYKIDNMDKVDTKKSFWIGIAQVMSLFPGMSRSASTIMGGMLVGLSVKAAAEFSFFLAIPTMLAATGFELIKSFTAMSLLEWEALTVGFIMSFITALFVVDKFLSYLTKHPLKPFAYYRLIVGLLMLLLISEKIVK; encoded by the coding sequence ATGGAACTGTTAATCAAAGCTTTTATAATGGGAATCGTGGAAGGGCTAACTGAATTTCTCCCCATCTCCTCTACAGGACATTTAATCATTGTGGGAAGCTTTATTAATTTTACCGGAAAATTTGCTACAATGTTTGAAATCGTCATTCAGTTGGGAGCTATTTTAGCAGTTGTATATTATTACAAGGGAAAAATATTTGCTTCTCTTAAAAATTTAAAACCTGGAGATTGGGGATTTAATTTGTGGTTCAAAATCTTTATAGCTTTTATACCAGCAGCAGTTATAGGATTATTTACTCACAAATACATTGAAGAGCATTTATTTTCGCCCTTCACTGTAGCAATTGCCCTCATTGTAGGTGCAATAATGATGATAGTCATAGAAGATACTTTCGGAAAAAGATATAAAATTGACAACATGGACAAAGTAGACACAAAAAAATCTTTCTGGATAGGTATAGCACAAGTTATGTCTCTTTTCCCTGGAATGTCACGGTCTGCTTCTACTATAATGGGAGGTATGCTTGTAGGTTTATCAGTTAAAGCAGCTGCAGAATTTTCTTTCTTTTTAGCTATACCTACAATGTTGGCAGCAACAGGCTTTGAACTTATCAAAAGTTTTACTGCCATGTCTTTATTGGAATGGGAAGCTCTTACAGTAGGATTCATAATGTCCTTCATAACCGCTTTATTTGTAGTAGATAAATTTTTGTCCTATCTCACAAAACATCCTTTAAAACCATTTGCTTATTATAGACTAATTGTAGGACTACTTATGTTACTTCTAATATCTGAAAAGATAGTTAAATAA
- the sspI gene encoding small acid-soluble spore protein SspI: protein MDIKKAVLNNLKGRTKEEIKGFIQQVIDSKEENAIPGLGVIFEAMWEKMTNEEKDSMMNLIMRGVS from the coding sequence ATGGACATAAAGAAAGCAGTACTTAATAATTTAAAGGGAAGAACAAAAGAAGAAATTAAAGGGTTTATACAGCAAGTGATTGACAGTAAAGAAGAAAATGCAATTCCAGGACTGGGGGTGATTTTTGAAGCGATGTGGGAGAAAATGACCAATGAAGAAAAAGACAGCATGATGAATTTGATAATGAGGGGGGTATCTTAA